In the genome of Candidatus Phytoplasma solani, the window AAAAATTGGGCTGCAGTAATAGACCCAGCGCCATAACCACTAGGAGAGTTGCTTATATCAGCAAATTTACCGTTTATTAATTTATCATATTCTTGCGATAAAGGTAATTGCCAAACTTTTTCTTCGGTTACCTCTCCTGAATGAATTAATTGTTTAACCAATTCGTTATTATTAGAAAAAAGGCCTGCATATTCTGAACCTAAAGAAACTACAATAGCACCAGTTAAAGTAGCTAAATCTATAATTGTTTTAGGTTGTAATTTAGTTTTGCAATACCACAAAGCATCTGCTAAAACAAGTCTACCTTCAGCATCGGTATTTATAATTTCAATAGTTTGTCCAGACATAGAAGTTATAATGTCGCCAGGACGTTGAGCGTTAGAACTAGGCATATTTTCAACTAAACCAACAACCCCCAAAGCATTAACTTTGGCTTTTCTAGTAGCTAAAGTATGCATCAATCCTACAACAGTTGCAGCTCCTGCCATATCTGATTTCATATCTTCCATGCGAGAGGAAGGTTTAAGTGAAATCCCACCAGTATCAAAAACAACTCCTTTACCAACAAAAGCTAACGGTTTTTCTTTTTGATCATCTCCACACCATTTCATTACCACCAAATAAGGAGGTCTTACAGACCCTTTAGCTACCCCTAATAAAGCATTCATCCCTAGTTTTTGTAATTCTTCTTTTTCTAAAACTTCAATTTCAACACCTAAAGTTTTTAGTTGTTTTATTTTTTGAACAAACTCTTCGGTTCCTAAAATATTAGCAGGTTCATTAACTAATTCTTTAGTTAAATTAACCCCCTCTAAAATTGCTTTTACTTCTTCTAATTCTTTTTGACACAAATCAGCATTTTTAGTGATTAAAGTAATTTCTAAATCTTTTTTATTATTTTGACTAGAACTATTTTTTTTTGTATGATAATATTCAAAAGAATAACTTTTTAATAAAAGTCCTAAAGTAAAATTCATGATTTGTGATATTTGGACATCAATACCTAAAGCATCAACAAAAACAACTATTTTAGTAGAATTATCAATGCCAGCAAGGCAAACGCTTCCCGCTTTTAAAAAAGATTGATCATTGATGTCTTTTTCTTTCCCTAAGCCCATAATTTTTAAACAAGACATAGGAGATCCTTCTGGATATAATAATTTAATATGAGATCCTAAAGAACCTTTAAATTTTTCTCTTAAAAAACTTTTTTTAGCAATCCCCTTTGGATCCATTTCTTCCAGACCGAAAGCATTATCTAATTTTTCTACTTGTAAAATGACAGCTGTATCAGCATTAATAGTTGATATATAATTTTTTTTAAAATAAATTTTCATAACACATAACCCTATTTCTTTTATTTTTCCAAATATAATTATATTATATAAATTTTAAAATTAAAATCTACAAAAAAAGAAACCAAAAAAGAACAATATTTTTTTTTAATAAAAATAATAAAAAAAGAATCTTAAAAAACATTATTGATTCTCATGTTTATTATATATCAAAATAAAAAAATAATTACAATAAAAATAAAAAAAATATCAAAGCTAAATTGTTTATTAAAAATAAAACAGTTTAGCTTTTTTTGTTTTTCTAAGCTGTTAGAAAAAAGAAATAATAAAAAAAATGCGTTCAACAATTTAAAAATTTAATAAAATATGTTAAAAATCTTTAACAGCGATTTTAAAAAACCAATAAAACGAAAGAAATATAAAAAAATGAACCAAACAATAAATAAAAAAAAGAAGTTAAATATTACACAATTTTATATATTAATAGTAAATTAATAAATATTTTTTCACTTAAGATTTGTTTTCAAGTGGTATTATTTTTTTGAGTTATTG includes:
- a CDS encoding leucyl aminopeptidase — protein: MKIYFKKNYISTINADTAVILQVEKLDNAFGLEEMDPKGIAKKSFLREKFKGSLGSHIKLLYPEGSPMSCLKIMGLGKEKDINDQSFLKAGSVCLAGIDNSTKIVVFVDALGIDVQISQIMNFTLGLLLKSYSFEYYHTKKNSSSQNNKKDLEITLITKNADLCQKELEEVKAILEGVNLTKELVNEPANILGTEEFVQKIKQLKTLGVEIEVLEKEELQKLGMNALLGVAKGSVRPPYLVVMKWCGDDQKEKPLAFVGKGVVFDTGGISLKPSSRMEDMKSDMAGAATVVGLMHTLATRKAKVNALGVVGLVENMPSSNAQRPGDIITSMSGQTIEIINTDAEGRLVLADALWYCKTKLQPKTIIDLATLTGAIVVSLGSEYAGLFSNNNELVKQLIHSGEVTEEKVWQLPLSQEYDKLINGKFADISNSPSGYGAGSITAAQFLKRFVGDDIPWAHIDIAGVAAGKRINEVDSSWASGFGVRLLNHLIKSYYEKK